A section of the Triticum dicoccoides isolate Atlit2015 ecotype Zavitan chromosome 7A, WEW_v2.0, whole genome shotgun sequence genome encodes:
- the LOC119330482 gene encoding protein HVA22, whose amino-acid sequence MGKSWALLTHLHSVAGPSITLLYPLYASVCAMESPSKVDDEQWLAYWILYSFITLLEMLAEPVLYWIPVWYPVKLLFVAWLALPQFKGASFIYDKVVREQLRKYRGRNSHADADHKVHILKAEADHGHVH is encoded by the exons ATGGGCAAGTCATGGGCGCTCCTCACCCACCTCCACTCCGTCGCCGG GCCGAGCATCACGCTGCTGTACCCTCT GTATGCGTCGGTGTGCGCCATGGAGAGCCCGTCCAAGGTGGACGACGagcagtggctggcctactggatccTCTACTCCTTCATCACCCTCCTGGAGATGCTCGCCGAGCCCGTCCTCTACTG GATACCGGTGTGGTACCCGGTGAAGCTGCTGTTCGTGGCGTGGCTGGCGCTCCCGCAGTTCAAGGGCGCCTCCTTCATCTACGACAAGGTCGTCAGGGAGCAGCTCAGGAAGTACCGCGGCAGGAACAGCCACGCCGACGCCGACCACAAGGTGCACATACTCAAG GCCGAGGCTGACCATGGTCATGTGCACTGA